A genomic region of Micromonospora sp. NBRC 110009 contains the following coding sequences:
- a CDS encoding winged helix-turn-helix transcriptional regulator produces the protein MQADPFNRNCGSRKVLDRIGDRWSVLIVLTLANGDKRYGELADRVDGISQKMLTQTLRGLERDGIVTRTVHPSVPPRVDYALTDLGRTLLDLVAGLEAWATNHLAEVEAARARYDAH, from the coding sequence GTGCAGGCGGACCCGTTCAACCGGAACTGCGGCAGCCGGAAGGTCCTGGACCGGATCGGCGACCGCTGGAGCGTGCTGATCGTGCTCACCCTCGCCAACGGGGACAAGCGCTACGGCGAACTGGCCGACCGGGTCGACGGGATCAGCCAGAAGATGCTCACCCAGACCCTGCGCGGCCTGGAGCGGGACGGCATCGTCACGCGCACCGTGCACCCGAGCGTGCCGCCCCGGGTCGACTACGCGCTCACCGACCTCGGTCGCACCCTGCTCGACCTGGTCGCCGGCTTGGAGGCGTGGGCCACCAACCACCTCGCCGAGGTGGAGGCCGCCCGGGCCCGCTACGACGCCCACTGA
- a CDS encoding SDR family oxidoreductase, producing MSIVVTGATGPLGRLIISSLLDRGVPAGQIVALGRNIDRLAELAGRGVVTQRADYDDPASLQAAFAGADKLMFVSGSEVGKRVVQHGNVVTAAKEAGIGLIVYTSIANAETSSLVLAAEHKATEQLIRDSGVPHVFLRNSWYLENYTAQLPTYRQHGVAGAAGDGRVSAATRADYAEAAAAVLTAEGPAGTVYELGGAPFTMTELAAEISRQTGAEVSYVDLPVDKYTELLVAAGLPEGYAAVLADGDRGLAQGELEVGDDLAKLLGRTPTTLAEAIRAAL from the coding sequence ATGTCCATCGTCGTCACCGGCGCCACCGGCCCGCTCGGCCGCCTGATCATCTCCTCGCTGCTCGACCGGGGCGTACCGGCCGGCCAGATCGTGGCGCTCGGCCGCAACATTGACCGCCTCGCCGAACTCGCCGGGCGCGGAGTGGTCACCCAGCGGGCCGACTACGACGACCCCGCGTCGCTCCAGGCGGCCTTCGCGGGCGCCGACAAGCTGATGTTCGTCTCCGGCAGCGAGGTCGGCAAGCGCGTGGTGCAGCACGGCAACGTGGTCACCGCCGCCAAGGAGGCCGGCATCGGGCTGATCGTCTACACCAGCATCGCCAACGCGGAGACCTCCAGCCTGGTGCTCGCCGCCGAGCACAAGGCGACCGAGCAGCTGATCCGCGACTCCGGGGTGCCGCACGTGTTCCTGCGCAACAGCTGGTACCTGGAGAACTACACCGCCCAGCTGCCCACGTACCGCCAGCATGGGGTGGCGGGGGCGGCGGGTGACGGGCGGGTCAGCGCCGCCACCCGCGCCGACTACGCCGAGGCCGCGGCGGCGGTGCTCACCGCCGAGGGTCCGGCCGGCACGGTGTACGAGCTGGGCGGCGCGCCGTTCACCATGACCGAACTGGCCGCCGAAATCTCCCGCCAGACCGGCGCCGAGGTCTCCTACGTCGACCTGCCGGTGGACAAGTACACGGAGCTGCTGGTCGCGGCCGGCCTGCCCGAGGGCTACGCGGCCGTGCTCGCCGACGGCGACCGCGGCCTCGCCCAGGGCGAGCTGGAGGTCGGCGACGACCTGGCCAAGCTGCTCGGCCGCACGCCGACCACGCTCGCCGAGGCGATCCGCGCGGCGCTCTGA
- a CDS encoding SGNH/GDSL hydrolase family protein — protein MNQSRMPRVTAGLAVATGLATVAALTGPVAAEPDSHAATRATAVTTDQVVTWGASADRTGGSFTDQTVRNIVHTSIGGTNLRLSLSNVFGDRIVTFDSVYIGLQSEGAGVVPGTNRQVTFAGSRTVTVPNGAEVLSDPLSGDVPGDTNLTVSIHVKGASGSLTGHNLAMQTNYISGAGDHAADTDGAAFTQQATRWYWVDALVIDKPQQVDTVATLGDSITDGYGSTRDANHRWPNYLARRIAEQPPAHQFGVMNEGISGNRVLTDGAGVNVQARFDRDVLSQPDVRTVILMEGINDIGGGVATSADQLISAYRILIARAHADHTCILGATLTPFEGAGYYSPAKEVIREQVNTWIRTSGEFDGIIDFDQVTRDPANPKRFLPAYDVGDHLHPSDAGYQAMANAVDLDHLECNR, from the coding sequence ATGAACCAGTCACGCATGCCCCGGGTCACCGCCGGGCTCGCCGTCGCCACCGGCCTGGCAACGGTCGCCGCCCTCACCGGACCAGTCGCCGCCGAGCCGGACAGCCACGCCGCCACACGAGCGACCGCGGTCACCACCGACCAGGTCGTCACCTGGGGCGCCAGCGCGGACCGTACCGGCGGGTCGTTCACCGACCAGACGGTCCGCAACATCGTCCACACCAGCATCGGCGGCACGAACCTGCGCCTCTCGCTGTCGAACGTGTTCGGTGACCGCATCGTGACCTTCGACTCCGTCTACATCGGCCTGCAGAGCGAGGGTGCCGGCGTCGTACCGGGCACCAACCGGCAGGTCACCTTCGCCGGCAGCAGGACGGTGACCGTCCCCAACGGCGCCGAGGTCCTCAGCGACCCGCTGTCCGGCGACGTGCCCGGCGACACCAACCTCACGGTCAGCATCCACGTCAAGGGCGCCAGCGGCAGCCTGACCGGGCACAACCTGGCCATGCAGACCAACTACATCTCCGGGGCCGGCGATCACGCCGCGGACACCGATGGCGCGGCCTTCACCCAGCAGGCGACCCGCTGGTACTGGGTTGACGCGCTGGTCATCGACAAGCCGCAGCAGGTCGACACCGTGGCCACGCTCGGCGACTCCATCACCGACGGCTACGGATCCACGCGCGACGCGAACCACCGGTGGCCGAACTACCTCGCCCGCCGCATCGCGGAGCAGCCCCCGGCGCACCAGTTCGGGGTCATGAACGAAGGCATCTCCGGCAACCGGGTCCTCACCGACGGCGCCGGGGTGAACGTCCAGGCCCGATTCGACCGGGACGTGCTCTCCCAGCCCGACGTACGCACCGTCATCCTGATGGAGGGCATCAACGACATCGGTGGTGGGGTCGCGACGTCGGCCGACCAACTGATCTCGGCCTACCGGATCCTGATCGCCCGCGCCCACGCCGACCACACCTGCATCCTGGGTGCCACGCTGACCCCCTTCGAGGGCGCCGGCTACTACAGCCCCGCGAAGGAAGTCATCCGTGAGCAGGTGAACACCTGGATCCGGACCAGCGGCGAGTTCGACGGAATCATCGATTTCGACCAGGTGACCCGCGACCCCGCGAACCCGAAGCGGTTCCTGCCGGCCTACGACGTCGGCGACCACCTGCACCCCAGCGACGCCGGCTACCAGGCGATGGCCAACGCCGTCGACCTCGACCATCTCGAGTGCAACCGGTAG
- a CDS encoding HAD-IIB family hydrolase translates to MNDLRVVAFDLDDTLAVSKSRIDRRMAELLAHLLTEVDVLIISGGRFEQFEAQVLAHLDLTEEQRGRLHLMPTCGTRYYRWQDGEWRLVYAEDLSEADKARVIEALTESAKALGLWEPKTWGDIIEDRGSQITFSALGQSAPPAEKYGWDPDGSKKKRLRDAVAEKLPDLEVRGGGSTSIDVTRKGVDKAYGMRKLLECLDLKTDNVLFVGDRLDAGGNDYPVKAMGIRCMAVTCWEETADYVETLVDELVQLRAEPA, encoded by the coding sequence ATGAACGATCTTCGAGTGGTGGCGTTCGACCTGGACGACACCCTGGCTGTCTCCAAGTCCCGGATCGATCGTCGGATGGCGGAACTCCTCGCCCACCTGCTCACCGAGGTGGACGTGCTGATCATCTCCGGTGGCCGCTTCGAGCAGTTCGAGGCGCAGGTGCTGGCCCACCTGGACCTGACCGAGGAGCAGCGCGGCCGGCTGCACCTGATGCCGACCTGCGGCACCCGCTACTACCGCTGGCAGGACGGCGAGTGGCGGCTGGTGTACGCCGAGGACCTGAGCGAGGCGGACAAGGCGCGCGTGATCGAGGCGCTCACCGAGTCGGCCAAGGCGCTGGGTCTCTGGGAGCCGAAGACCTGGGGCGACATCATCGAGGACCGGGGCAGCCAGATCACCTTCTCCGCGCTGGGCCAGTCGGCCCCGCCAGCCGAGAAGTACGGCTGGGACCCGGACGGCAGCAAGAAGAAGCGGCTCCGGGACGCGGTCGCCGAGAAGCTGCCCGACCTGGAGGTCCGCGGCGGCGGCTCGACCTCGATCGACGTCACCCGCAAGGGCGTGGACAAGGCGTACGGCATGCGCAAGCTGCTGGAGTGCCTGGACCTGAAGACCGACAACGTGCTCTTCGTCGGCGACCGGCTCGACGCGGGCGGCAACGACTACCCGGTCAAGGCGATGGGCATCCGCTGCATGGCCGTCACCTGCTGGGAGGAGACGGCCGACTACGTGGAGACCCTGGTCGACGAGCTGGTGCAGCTGCGCGCCGAGCCGGCCTGA
- a CDS encoding TrmB family transcriptional regulator produces the protein MTGVTPLVDALIGLGLTQYAARAYLALVTRDRYTAAELARASGVPRQRIYDVLNSLSERGLVRVRPGPVVRYAAVDPEAAVNRMMTVHRTAYEQRERTGAELVDQLAPLWTRGRSEDDPLDYVEVIRDRDLLAERFAELQSSARHQLLTLAKLPYLVVENPTGLEAARRLSRAGGDVRCVYEHAMLDNHDMVDDVRGFLDAGERARLVAEVPMRLCIADGARVLMSMRDPRADEASSTSLLIEHPALAQLLIQAYETIWSGGEDFASAVARAGVPTG, from the coding sequence ATGACCGGCGTAACGCCCCTCGTCGACGCCCTGATCGGACTGGGTCTCACCCAGTACGCGGCGCGCGCCTACCTCGCCCTGGTGACGCGCGACCGGTACACCGCCGCCGAACTCGCCCGCGCCTCGGGCGTGCCCCGGCAGCGCATCTACGACGTGCTCAACTCGCTGAGCGAGCGGGGGCTGGTCCGGGTCCGCCCCGGCCCGGTGGTGCGCTACGCGGCCGTCGACCCGGAGGCCGCGGTGAACCGGATGATGACGGTCCACCGCACCGCGTACGAGCAACGCGAGCGGACCGGCGCCGAACTCGTCGACCAGCTCGCTCCCCTGTGGACCCGCGGCCGGTCCGAGGACGACCCGCTCGACTACGTCGAGGTCATCCGGGACCGGGACCTGCTCGCCGAACGCTTCGCCGAACTCCAGTCCAGCGCCCGGCACCAACTGCTCACCCTCGCCAAGCTGCCGTACCTGGTGGTGGAGAACCCGACCGGCCTGGAGGCGGCGCGCCGGCTGTCCCGGGCCGGCGGCGACGTCCGCTGCGTCTACGAGCACGCCATGCTGGACAACCACGACATGGTCGACGACGTGCGGGGTTTCCTCGACGCGGGCGAACGGGCCCGGTTGGTCGCCGAGGTGCCGATGCGGCTGTGCATCGCCGACGGCGCCCGGGTGCTCATGTCGATGCGGGACCCGCGGGCGGACGAGGCGTCCAGCACGTCCCTGCTGATCGAGCACCCGGCGCTCGCCCAGCTGCTGATCCAGGCGTACGAGACGATCTGGTCGGGCGGCGAGGACTTCGCGTCCGCGGTGGCCCGGGCCGGGGTGCCGACCGGCTGA
- a CDS encoding VOC family protein, translating to MVTRDELPAPREGLVVAHFLTVRDVAVSRQFYADVFGGQVVLAENPAVVRVANSWIIMNPGGGPTPDKPDITLTPPEPGDPVSAFLNVRVADLAAFYADARAKGAQFLTEPLDRKAELRCYLRDPDGYLVEVGQATGMLHGVFADPPASSS from the coding sequence ATGGTGACCCGTGACGAGCTACCCGCGCCACGGGAGGGGCTGGTTGTCGCGCACTTCCTGACGGTGCGCGACGTCGCGGTCTCGCGGCAGTTCTACGCCGACGTCTTCGGTGGGCAGGTCGTCCTGGCCGAGAACCCGGCGGTCGTCCGGGTCGCCAACAGCTGGATCATCATGAACCCCGGCGGCGGGCCCACCCCCGACAAGCCCGACATCACCCTGACCCCACCCGAGCCGGGCGACCCGGTGTCCGCGTTCCTCAACGTCCGGGTGGCCGACCTCGCCGCCTTCTATGCCGACGCCCGGGCGAAAGGCGCGCAGTTCCTGACCGAGCCGCTCGACCGCAAGGCGGAACTGCGGTGCTACCTGCGCGACCCGGACGGCTATCTCGTCGAGGTGGGGCAGGCCACCGGGATGCTGCACGGCGTCTTCGCCGACCCGCCCGCCAGTTCGAGCTGA
- a CDS encoding putative immunity protein, giving the protein MILPKVRDPRFITLRRGGTLTDSDHHLLALWAASCAEHVLHLFESVQPEDPRPREAIEHARAWVRGEVKMMQARAAGGRAMGAARDLRGAARHAAYAAGQAGVVAHVAAHELGAAAYAIKAARAAAPDGESDAARRLECRWQRDQLPEAIRELVLDDQRLRNDICWSVFDC; this is encoded by the coding sequence ATGATCCTCCCGAAGGTTCGGGACCCTCGCTTCATCACGCTTCGTCGCGGTGGGACCCTCACCGATTCGGATCATCATCTCCTCGCTCTTTGGGCGGCGTCGTGCGCGGAGCACGTCCTTCACCTGTTCGAGTCGGTTCAGCCCGAGGACCCACGACCACGGGAAGCGATCGAGCACGCCCGCGCCTGGGTGCGTGGTGAGGTCAAGATGATGCAGGCTCGCGCGGCGGGCGGCCGTGCCATGGGCGCGGCCAGAGACCTGCGTGGGGCAGCGCGGCATGCCGCGTACGCTGCCGGCCAGGCGGGCGTCGTCGCACACGTGGCCGCGCACGAACTCGGTGCGGCCGCCTATGCGATCAAGGCCGCACGTGCTGCGGCCCCGGACGGCGAGAGCGATGCCGCACGGCGACTCGAGTGCCGATGGCAGCGTGACCAACTCCCGGAGGCGATCCGCGAGCTCGTGCTCGACGACCAGCGGCTGCGGAACGACATCTGCTGGTCGGTGTTTGACTGCTGA
- a CDS encoding VOC family protein → MVDRITAEQFHAAEGVEDWRVLGEGACAWFRTGSFAAGVRLVRAIGELPGLDDHQPDVDLRPDGVAVRLVTLTAEHYGLTGRDLALARQISAAARELGVPADPSAVQSVQVSIDALHLPEVTPFWRALLGYEYRAASPEDLVDPHGRGPAFWFQQLDAPRPQRNRTHVDVWVPYDRAEARIAAALAAGGRLVDDTHAPSWWVLADPEGNEACVGTVGWIGPVSSREPA, encoded by the coding sequence GTGGTCGACCGGATCACGGCGGAGCAGTTCCACGCGGCCGAGGGGGTCGAGGACTGGCGGGTGCTGGGTGAGGGGGCGTGCGCCTGGTTCCGTACCGGCTCGTTCGCGGCCGGCGTGCGGCTGGTGCGGGCGATCGGCGAGCTGCCCGGCCTCGACGACCACCAGCCGGACGTCGACCTGCGACCCGACGGGGTGGCCGTCCGCCTGGTCACGTTGACCGCCGAGCACTACGGGCTGACCGGGCGGGACCTGGCCCTGGCCCGGCAGATCTCGGCGGCGGCCCGCGAGCTGGGCGTGCCGGCCGACCCGTCGGCCGTGCAGAGTGTGCAGGTGAGCATCGACGCGCTGCACCTGCCCGAGGTCACGCCGTTCTGGCGGGCGCTGCTCGGGTACGAGTACCGCGCCGCCAGCCCGGAGGACCTGGTCGACCCGCACGGTCGCGGGCCGGCGTTCTGGTTCCAGCAGCTGGACGCGCCGCGACCGCAGCGCAACCGGACGCACGTCGACGTCTGGGTCCCGTACGACCGGGCCGAGGCACGGATCGCGGCGGCGCTCGCGGCCGGCGGACGCCTGGTCGACGACACGCACGCCCCGTCCTGGTGGGTGCTGGCCGACCCGGAGGGAAACGAGGCGTGCGTGGGCACGGTCGGCTGGATCGGTCCGGTGAGCAGCAGGGAGCCTGCCTGA
- a CDS encoding adenylyl cyclase gives MRQLDPSRRRFLTVTAASAASLTALGLPALPAAAASPARPDAATEPDFGPNVLVYDPATPTAEIQSTLDQIFAAQEHNEMGADRYAVLFKPGRYEVNARLGYYTTVAGVGEHPDDVEIHGAVRVIGQPDPGSPAGISALTNFWRSVENLAVSPTDWSNQWAVSQASPMRRVHIKGILWLEPGNGGYSSGGYIADSKVDGITINGSQQQWLTRDSELGGDWTNGVWNQVFSGVVGAPAQGFPNPPYTTLPTSPVTREKPYLYVDAAGAWRVAVPALRRDTAGTTWGAGARPVPSLPLADFFIAKPTDSAERINQELSRGRHLLLTPGVYHLNRALRVKHPDTVVLGLGMPSLAPTTGDAALRIEDVDGVRIAGVLVDAGPVESEVLVEVGKRHSHCSHATNPISLQDVFFRIGGPLAGRAGTSLVVNSRHTLIDNIWAWRGDHGKPGTIGWTVNTADTGVVVNGDDVTAYGLFVEHYQRWQTVWNGERGRTVFYQSELPYDPPSQAAWRSPTGNGWASYKVADHVREHEAWGLGVYSYFNQGVDIRCDRAIEAPRRAGVRFHDAITVFLDGSGGIERTVNEAGTPVVGSYGTSPVVSYP, from the coding sequence ATGAGACAACTCGACCCCTCCCGCCGCCGCTTCCTCACCGTCACCGCCGCCTCGGCGGCGTCGCTCACCGCCCTCGGCCTTCCGGCGCTGCCGGCCGCCGCCGCGTCCCCGGCGCGCCCCGACGCCGCCACCGAGCCCGACTTCGGCCCGAACGTCCTCGTCTACGACCCGGCCACCCCGACCGCGGAGATCCAGTCCACCCTGGACCAGATCTTCGCCGCCCAGGAGCACAACGAGATGGGCGCCGACCGGTACGCCGTGCTCTTCAAGCCCGGCCGGTACGAGGTGAACGCCCGGCTCGGCTACTACACGACCGTGGCGGGCGTCGGCGAGCACCCCGACGACGTGGAGATCCACGGCGCGGTCCGGGTGATCGGCCAACCCGACCCGGGCTCGCCGGCGGGGATCTCCGCGCTGACCAACTTCTGGCGCTCGGTGGAGAACCTCGCCGTCAGCCCGACCGACTGGTCGAACCAGTGGGCGGTCTCCCAGGCGTCCCCGATGCGGCGGGTGCACATCAAGGGCATCCTCTGGCTGGAGCCGGGCAACGGCGGCTACTCCAGCGGCGGTTACATCGCCGACTCCAAGGTGGACGGCATCACCATCAACGGCTCCCAGCAGCAGTGGCTGACCCGGGACAGCGAGCTCGGCGGCGACTGGACCAACGGGGTCTGGAACCAGGTCTTCTCCGGCGTGGTCGGCGCCCCCGCACAGGGCTTCCCGAACCCGCCCTACACCACCCTGCCGACCAGCCCGGTGACCCGGGAGAAGCCGTACCTGTACGTCGACGCCGCGGGCGCCTGGCGGGTGGCCGTGCCCGCGCTGCGCCGCGACACCGCCGGCACCACCTGGGGCGCGGGCGCCCGACCGGTGCCCTCGCTGCCACTGGCCGACTTCTTCATCGCCAAGCCCACCGACTCCGCCGAGCGGATCAACCAGGAACTCTCCCGCGGACGGCACCTGCTGCTCACCCCGGGCGTCTACCACCTGAACCGGGCGCTCCGGGTCAAGCACCCGGACACCGTCGTGCTCGGCCTCGGCATGCCGAGCCTCGCCCCGACCACCGGTGACGCGGCCCTGCGGATCGAGGACGTCGACGGCGTCCGCATCGCCGGGGTGCTGGTCGACGCCGGGCCGGTGGAGTCCGAGGTGCTGGTCGAGGTCGGCAAGCGCCACAGCCACTGCTCGCACGCCACCAACCCCATCTCGCTCCAGGACGTCTTCTTCCGCATCGGCGGACCGCTGGCCGGTCGGGCGGGGACCAGCCTGGTGGTGAACAGCCGGCACACCCTGATCGACAACATCTGGGCCTGGCGCGGCGACCACGGCAAGCCGGGCACCATCGGCTGGACCGTCAACACCGCCGACACAGGCGTGGTGGTCAACGGCGACGACGTGACCGCCTACGGGCTCTTCGTCGAGCACTACCAGCGCTGGCAGACGGTCTGGAACGGCGAGCGCGGCCGGACCGTCTTCTACCAGAGCGAGCTGCCCTACGACCCGCCGAGCCAGGCGGCCTGGCGCAGCCCGACCGGCAACGGCTGGGCGTCGTACAAGGTCGCCGACCACGTACGCGAGCACGAGGCGTGGGGGTTGGGCGTCTACTCGTACTTCAACCAGGGCGTGGACATCCGGTGCGACCGGGCCATCGAGGCGCCGCGCCGGGCCGGCGTGCGGTTCCACGACGCGATCACCGTCTTCCTCGACGGCAGCGGCGGCATCGAACGCACCGTCAACGAGGCCGGCACCCCGGTCGTCGGCTCATACGGCACCAGCCCCGTGGTCAGCTACCCCTGA
- a CDS encoding GNAT family N-acetyltransferase has translation MSIVVVPANEASWDDLQTVFGKRGEAARCQCQWFKIRDRDWASVPVEARAERLRDQTECGDPGSGDTSGLVAYLGGEPVGWCAVEPRTRYPRLRFTRVPWTGRDEDRDDPGVWAVTCFVTRVGYRRRGVSRALARAAVDFARTRGARALEGYPMILPPGREATWGELYVGSRSIFADAGFVEVSHPTPRRVVMRLDFSA, from the coding sequence ATGTCGATCGTCGTCGTGCCGGCCAACGAGGCCAGCTGGGATGACCTGCAGACCGTCTTCGGCAAGCGCGGTGAAGCCGCCCGCTGCCAGTGCCAGTGGTTCAAGATCCGGGATCGGGACTGGGCGTCGGTCCCGGTCGAGGCGCGGGCCGAGCGGCTGCGGGACCAGACCGAGTGTGGCGATCCCGGTTCCGGCGACACCAGCGGGCTCGTTGCCTACCTGGGCGGTGAGCCGGTCGGGTGGTGCGCGGTCGAGCCGCGCACCAGGTACCCGCGCCTGCGGTTCACCCGGGTGCCGTGGACCGGCCGGGACGAGGACCGGGACGACCCGGGTGTCTGGGCGGTGACCTGTTTCGTCACCCGGGTGGGCTACCGACGCCGCGGCGTCAGCCGGGCCCTCGCCCGGGCCGCCGTGGACTTCGCGCGGACCCGCGGCGCCCGTGCCCTGGAGGGCTATCCGATGATCCTGCCGCCGGGCCGGGAAGCCACCTGGGGAGAGCTGTACGTGGGCAGCCGGAGCATCTTCGCCGACGCCGGGTTCGTCGAGGTCAGCCACCCGACGCCGCGCCGCGTGGTGATGCGGCTCGACTTCTCAGCCTGA
- a CDS encoding ATP-dependent Clp protease proteolytic subunit: protein MGYGIWMLDEGQPSLGDRVFERLLKERIIFLGNEVTDASANQICAQILLLAAEDPEQDIFLYINSPGGSVSAGMAVYDTMRYVKNDVATLALGLAGSMGQFLLCAGTAGKRFALPHSRIMMHQPSGGMGGTAADITIQAENMLHVKRTMQELIARHSGRTLEEIQRDWDRDRWFTAEQAREYGLIDQVVASAEQLPG from the coding sequence ATGGGGTACGGCATCTGGATGCTGGACGAGGGGCAGCCGTCCCTCGGCGACCGGGTCTTCGAGCGGCTGCTCAAGGAGCGGATCATCTTCCTCGGCAACGAGGTCACCGACGCCTCGGCCAACCAGATCTGCGCGCAGATCCTGCTGCTGGCCGCCGAGGACCCGGAGCAGGACATCTTCCTCTACATCAACTCGCCGGGCGGCTCGGTCAGCGCCGGGATGGCCGTCTACGACACCATGCGGTACGTCAAGAACGACGTGGCGACCCTGGCCCTGGGGCTGGCCGGTTCGATGGGGCAGTTCCTGCTCTGCGCGGGCACCGCCGGGAAGCGCTTCGCGCTGCCGCATTCGCGGATCATGATGCACCAGCCGTCGGGCGGGATGGGCGGCACGGCCGCCGACATCACCATCCAGGCGGAGAACATGCTGCACGTGAAACGGACCATGCAGGAGCTGATCGCCCGACACAGCGGGCGCACGCTGGAGGAGATCCAGCGCGACTGGGACCGGGACCGCTGGTTCACCGCCGAGCAGGCCCGCGAGTACGGCCTGATCGACCAGGTGGTCGCCAGCGCGGAGCAGCTGCCCGGCTGA
- a CDS encoding helix-turn-helix transcriptional regulator, producing the protein MRASRMMTLLLRLQVRGQASARELAHQLAVSERTVQRDVEALVAAGIPVRPTRGPAGGYRLDRGYRTRLTGLGLDEAGALAFLGLGGPAEQLGLGELLEGARIKVWASLTGEARERAGRTAERFHLDPARWYGTPEPVPCLPQLADAVWRDRRVRLHYVRDGRATTREVDPLGLVLAAGDWYLVARRDGQRRTYRVSRVRAVEPLDEPARRPPGFDLAGSWAEARRALEDEAVAVEVTVRVAPRGLPRLRRLVPVPGKDRVPVTATGEVELTVPFEDPAWAVSALLSLGSAVEVLAPVELRARVAEELRVAAARYPGTR; encoded by the coding sequence GTGCGTGCCTCGCGGATGATGACCCTGCTCCTGCGCCTCCAGGTGCGCGGCCAGGCCAGCGCGCGGGAACTGGCCCACCAGTTGGCGGTCAGCGAGCGCACCGTTCAGCGGGACGTCGAGGCGCTCGTCGCCGCCGGGATCCCGGTGCGGCCGACCCGGGGGCCCGCCGGCGGCTACCGCCTCGACCGCGGCTACCGCACCCGGCTCACTGGGCTCGGGCTGGACGAGGCCGGCGCGCTGGCCTTCCTCGGGCTGGGCGGCCCGGCCGAACAGCTGGGGCTCGGCGAGCTGCTGGAAGGGGCCCGGATCAAGGTCTGGGCCAGCCTCACCGGCGAGGCGCGGGAGCGCGCCGGCCGCACCGCCGAACGCTTCCACCTCGACCCGGCCCGCTGGTATGGCACGCCTGAGCCGGTGCCCTGCCTGCCGCAGCTCGCCGATGCGGTCTGGCGCGACCGGCGGGTGCGCCTCCACTACGTACGCGACGGTCGGGCGACCACCCGGGAGGTCGACCCGCTCGGGCTGGTGCTCGCCGCCGGCGACTGGTACCTGGTGGCCCGGCGCGACGGGCAGCGGCGCACCTACCGGGTCTCGCGGGTGCGCGCGGTGGAGCCACTCGACGAGCCGGCACGCCGCCCGCCCGGGTTCGACCTCGCCGGATCGTGGGCCGAGGCGCGCCGGGCACTGGAGGACGAGGCGGTCGCCGTCGAGGTCACCGTACGCGTGGCACCCCGGGGGCTGCCGCGCCTACGCCGCCTGGTGCCGGTGCCCGGCAAGGACCGGGTACCCGTCACCGCCACCGGCGAGGTCGAGCTGACGGTGCCGTTCGAAGACCCCGCCTGGGCGGTGTCGGCGCTGCTCAGCCTCGGTTCCGCCGTGGAGGTGCTGGCGCCGGTGGAGCTGCGGGCCCGGGTAGCGGAGGAGCTGCGCGTCGCCGCCGCCCGCTACCCCGGGACGCGTTAG